DNA from Mesorhizobium sp. DCY119:
AGTGTCCGTGGAAGCTGGAAGCCAGATCATACAAGTAAAATGCCAGTCTATGCGGCTCATGCGCAAGTGCTGCCGATTCGACGAGCCGGGGATATTCGGCGAGCTTTCTGATCAATCCGATCTCGCTCTCATCAGTCAGCCTTGCAGCCGATTCGGCAAGCGAAGCCCGGTCGAAAGCGCCCTCGCCCAACTGCTCCTTTGCCTGCCGGAACACGGAATGACAGCGCGCGGAAGCATATTGCACGTAGAAGACCGGATTGTCCTTGGACTGCTCAGTCACCTTGGCGAAGTCGAAGTCGAGCGGCGCATCGCTCTTGCGATAGAGCATCATGAACCGGATCGGGTCGCGCCCAACCTCCTCCACCACTTCCCGCAGGGTGATGAAGTCGCCCGAGCGCTTCGACATGCGCACCGGCTCGCCATCGCGGTAGAGCTTAACCAGCTGGCACAGAAGCGCGGTCAGCTTCAGCGAACCACCTGACAAAGCCTTGGCCAGCGCCTCCAGCCGCTTGACGTAGCCGCCGTGGTCAGCGCCGAGGATGAAGATCGTCTCATTGAAGCCGCGATCCAGCTTGTCCTTGAGGTAGGCAACATCGGCGGCAAAATAGGTGAACGCGCCGTCCGACTTGACCAGCGGCCGGTCGATATCGTCACCAACGTCGGTGGAACGGAACAAGGTCTGCTCGCGGTCTTCCCAGTCCTCAGGCTTCTGCCCCTTGGGCGGCGGCAGCTTGCCCTTGTAGACGTGGCCCTTGAGCTTCAGGTCGGTGATGGCGGAGCGTATGGCGGCGGCGTTGTTGGCGTGCAGCGTGCGCTCGGAGAAAAACACCTCGTGATGCACGTTCAGCAGGGCCAGATCCTCGCGGATCATCACCATCATGGCGTCGATCGTGCGGTCCTTGATGAGTGCGAGTGCCTCGTCCTCAGGCTTCTGCAGCAGGTCGCGGCCGAATTCCTTGGCCAGAGCCTGCCCCACCGGCACCAGATAGTCGCCCGGATAAAGGCCGGCCGGGATTTCCCCGACCTCGTCGCCCAAAGCCTCGCGGTAGCGCAGCATGGCCGAGCGCGCGAGCACATCGATCTGCGCGCCTGCGTCGTTGATGTAGTATTCCTTGGTCACATCATAACCGGCAAAGCCGAGCAGATTGGCCAGGGCATCGCCCACCACCGCGCCGCGGCAATGGCCGACATGCATCGGGCCGGTCGGGTTGGCCGATACATACTCGACATTGACCTTGATGCCCTTGCCGACCGTCGAGCGGCCATAATCGGCGCCGACACCCAGCAGGCTGGTCAGATGCGCCTGCCAGAAACCATCCGTCAGCCGCAGGTTGACGAAGCCAGGGCCGGCAACGTCAACAGCTGCAATATCCTTGTCCTGACGCAACGCCTCAGCGAGCTTTTCGGCCAGCGCGCGCGGGTTCTGCCCGGTCGGCTTGG
Protein-coding regions in this window:
- the argS gene encoding arginine--tRNA ligase, producing the protein MNIFADFNERIIKIVEALDLKDKDGQPADLSRIAVEPPRDATHGDLATNAAMVLAKPTGQNPRALAEKLAEALRQDKDIAAVDVAGPGFVNLRLTDGFWQAHLTSLLGVGADYGRSTVGKGIKVNVEYVSANPTGPMHVGHCRGAVVGDALANLLGFAGYDVTKEYYINDAGAQIDVLARSAMLRYREALGDEVGEIPAGLYPGDYLVPVGQALAKEFGRDLLQKPEDEALALIKDRTIDAMMVMIREDLALLNVHHEVFFSERTLHANNAAAIRSAITDLKLKGHVYKGKLPPPKGQKPEDWEDREQTLFRSTDVGDDIDRPLVKSDGAFTYFAADVAYLKDKLDRGFNETIFILGADHGGYVKRLEALAKALSGGSLKLTALLCQLVKLYRDGEPVRMSKRSGDFITLREVVEEVGRDPIRFMMLYRKSDAPLDFDFAKVTEQSKDNPVFYVQYASARCHSVFRQAKEQLGEGAFDRASLAESAARLTDESEIGLIRKLAEYPRLVESAALAHEPHRLAFYLYDLASSFHGHWNRGTENQDLRFVKVNDRQLTYARLGLVQAVADVLTSGLALIGADAPVEMR